The Candidatus Obscuribacterales bacterium genomic sequence CTTCACTCTCCTTGATCAAGCCCGCGACAATGTTACACATATAGTTCAGTGAAAATTCTCGGTAGGCCGTATGGGAAAGACTGCCCCCCCAAGTATCGAAGATTTGTACTGCCTGCGCACCAGCAGTGATTTGTGCGATCAGATAGGCAATAACTGATTGAGCCAACACATCCAACAGTTGATGCATAAGTTCTGGCTGCTCATAGAGCATCGTTTTGCTACGGGCGAAGTCACGGCTGGATCCACCTTCAATCATGTAGGTGGCCAATGTCCAAGGGCTTCCGGAGAAACCGATCAGAGGCACCCGCCCGTTTAATTCCCTGCGAATGGTCGTCACTGCATCGATGACATACGACAAGTCATGCTCAGGTTTGATCACTTCGAGTGAGGTGATATCAGACTCGGTGCGCAGTGGCTTTCTGAACCTGGGCCCCTCGCCTTCTTCAAAATATAAGCCTAGACCCATCGCATCAGGGATAGTCAGGATATCTGAAAATAGGATAGCAGCGTCCAAGGGGTAGCGCTGCAGAGGCTGTAGGGTGACTTCACAGGCCAGCTCGGGATTGGTACAAAGGCCCATGAAATCCCCGGCTTTAGTCCTAGTCTGGCGATATTC encodes the following:
- the hemE gene encoding uroporphyrinogen decarboxylase, with amino-acid sequence MTSLKNDRFLRALLRQPVDVTPVWMMRQAGRYLPEYRQTRTKAGDFMGLCTNPELACEVTLQPLQRYPLDAAILFSDILTIPDAMGLGLYFEEGEGPRFRKPLRTESDITSLEVIKPEHDLSYVIDAVTTIRRELNGRVPLIGFSGSPWTLATYMIEGGSSRDFARSKTMLYEQPELMHQLLDVLAQSVIAYLIAQITAGAQAVQIFDTWGGSLSHTAYREFSLNYMCNIVAGLIKESE